The Anomaloglossus baeobatrachus isolate aAnoBae1 chromosome 4, aAnoBae1.hap1, whole genome shotgun sequence genome contains the following window.
tatttctggacctaactgtatattgccaTCTCATTTTTCTATATAGCAGAGATATACCGTACATTTATTGGGGAGTGTACCCTGACATATGTCTCCCATTTGTCTATAGGTCCTATGTACACAGAGTATGCTTTTTGGCATATGCTGTGCTTTCTTCTACAGAAGGACTCATTGAAAAGTATATAGTGCGGTATATTGTTTATTACAATTGGCAGCCGATATGAGACTTTCCTATACAATGGTGTATGTTGTAGCCTTGTCATCGTCTCCTGGATTCTACAGCTACAGTAACatacaaatgtttgggcacccttggtcaaaattacttttattgtgaacagttaagcaagttaaagaagaaatgatctctaaaaggcataaagttaaaaaatatatatttctttgtattttaggaaaaataaaaatatgttttcatcttttaaattctaaaaattacaaaaaggataaTGAGCCAAtgcaaaagcttgggcacccttggagacttGTGTGCTTCGATAACTTTAACCAAGATTTTAGCTCTTAATTAGCCTTTTTAGGTTTATGGCTTGTttactatcatcgttaggaaatgCCAGATGATGcagatttcacagctttataaaaaccagcctcctctaaccttgtgtcaATAAAACAGCAGCCATCGGgtcttctaaggctgctttcacacatcagttttttggcatcaggcacgatccggcgaaaaaactgctgtgacggatccggcgaaaaaactgatcagttgcagcagttttttccatcagttccttcagttttttgacagatccggtgtgatactgagcatgctcagttcaaaaaaatggATTTAGTGGCCGGATCTGTTTATTTTTGTCGcattacgccagatccggcgtccataggcttccattataaaacacgccgtacgtcgccggatctggcgcgatccgttttcttgccggacacaaaaacgttcacgttAACGTTTGATCCgtccgccggacaagtaaattttgccggatccagcaaaaaccggatgaaacgcaagaccatccggcacaatccggcgctaatgaaagtctatggggggaaaaaacggatccagcggcaacagacgccggatccggttttcatgtttttgccggattgtgcctgatggcaaaaaacggatttgtgaaagcagcctaagcagctgcctagccttCTGAAAATGTAAATAATGCAGGcctacaaagcaggagaaggctataagaagataacaaagcgttttcaagttgccctttcctcatttCGAAATGAAATTAAGAAATGGTAGTTAACAGAAAAAAAGGAGGTCATGatgaggtctggaagaccaagtaaAATTTCTTGGAGAGCTTCtcttaggattgctagagaggtaaATCAGAACTCctgtgtgactgcaaaagaccttcaggaagatttagcagactctggagttgtagtacattgttctactgttcagagacacctgcgcaAATAAAACTTTCATGGAAgattcatcagaagaaaacctctcctgcgtcctcaccataaaattcagcttcagaagtgtgcaaaagaacatctaaacaagcccgttgcattttggaaacaagtcctgtggactgatgaggtcaAAATAGAACTCTTTGACCAAAATGATCACAGGTATATATGGAGAAAAAAGGCACAGAATATCAAGAAAATAACTAACatattgccaaccattaagcatgggggtggagcaATCATGCTTTGGCGTTGTGTTTcagccaatggcatggggaacatttcacgtgtagaggaaagaatggattcaatgagatTTCAACAAAATTTTTTTGCAAacctaacaccatctgtaaaaaaagctgaagttgaaaagaggatggcttctacaaatggataatgatcttaaACACACATCAATATCCACAATAGACTATTCAAAagacacaagctgaaggttttacaatggccctcacagtcccctgatcagaacatcattgaaaatctgtggctagacctcaaaagagtagagcatgcaagacgagccaggaatctcacagaactggaagacttttccaaggaagaataataataatttttatttatatagcgccaaacaTATTTCGCTGCACTTTACAATTTAGATCGGACATGTACTAACAATATGAAgcattacaaaataacaaaattaaaccgattccaagaggagtgagggcccagctcacaagcttacaatcaaaGAATGGATgacaatccctcaaacaagaattgaaagactcttggttggctacaaaaGGCATTTACAGGCTGTGATAATTGCCAaaggggggtgctactaggtactaaccatgcacggTCCTCAAACGTTTGCATCTGCCCAgtgtccttttttgttaattttaaaatgtaaaagatgaaaatatatatatttttttttcctaaaaggaaatgcgtcatctttaactttatgcctcaacacgtcagactatctactacacttgcaaacttcaaacggaacctaaaaactcatctgttcagaaatgtctataatcttcaatgacctcagtgcttcaccaccgtgcggagctgccgccccaccaccgtgcggagctgccgccccaccaccgtgcggagctgccgccccaccaccgtgcggagctgccgccccaccaccgtgcggagctgccgccccaccaccgtgcggagctgccgccccaccaccgcccaacctacaccccacctactgtttcctccccaaaatcctttagaatgtaagcccacaaggttagggccctcttccctctgtactagtctgtctattgtaatctgtatatgtattctgtatgtaacccccttctcatgtacagcaccatggaatcaatggtgctctataaataaataataataataatatgacttttagagatcatttcatcttcaacttgcttaactgttcacaataatagtaatGTTGATtagggggtgcccaaacatttgcatgccactgtatatccaATATCCGACCTACTGCTATAAAGAGCATCTCTCACTAGTTAGGCCTTAGTAGGTCTCGTTCATTACAAAGTGGAAAACTGCAACCGCTCGTACCCTCACCAATCCCAAAGATAAGGGTTACAGCCCCCTATTTTAGGCAATGTGCCTCCTGGAAAGGTGAAACTTTTGATACTGTCCCATTGATAATTGTCAGTACTATATTCTGATTTCAGGGTTTATGCCTATTCAGCCGTGTATATTTGCACCCTCCAGCAATGTGTGTGGCCCATTGTCCCAGCAACCATCCCGTTAATTATAAGGGTTGTTCATTTTTCCCAGGTAGGGCAGAAATGTCCTATTTTTGTTGCTATAAATCTTTGTGTTTGTacctggtgtaaaaaaaaaaaaaaggggcgatCCTATATAATGGTGGCCAGTGCTGAAAGGCGGTATAATAAGTTTAGGGCGGACTCCCTGGTCTCCGGGTGGGTTCCTATATGTGGATCCTATTCTGTTCTCCTTTGTCTTACATGCCCCCATTACTCTTCTGCTTTGATTTTGTGCATTGCCTTTGTAAACAGGTAATTGATGAATGTGTTCCAGAAATCCAGTCTGTTCTGACGGCCCATTAATCCAACCATAGTCAGAGGAAAACAGATTTCCATTACTCTCTTCCTGTCCCTTCACTTCCATTTAAATAAACTGCAGGGGCACAATCCGTGCACACTGAACACAGTGTACCAGAAGACCCTTAAATAATGTATGTTGTATTGCTTGGACGGGCGACAAGCCGCAGAGGAGCATGTTACctaaattccttacaccactcgtgCCAGACCACAGGAAATCCACTGATCGGCAGATGTTCTGACACATGCTTTCTCTTAACAAGGACATGAAGCGCAGAAGACAAGATTTGGAGGCAACAGAGGACATAGCCGGGCGGGATGTCCTCTAATGTCCACTTGTGTAATGCCACAGTTCATTTACTGCTAATGCAGCTCAAACACTTTCTCCCAGGGTatacaaaaaaaaccaacaacttcTTAGTCTATTTCCACACTATATTTTGTCTCTTATGTTATGTATAGAATTGTATCCCCCCTTtcaaaaaaaaaagacataacacttttatatatatttttggggGCTAAAGTGACATCTGATCAATATTTAGTGAACAGTGTAAAGGAAAATGTTCCAATCAGGTCTAACCCAGAAActaagtaccgtattttccggattataggATGCACTGTAAAATggaggtgcgtcttacaatccggatatggcttaccagagcggcggtggtggagtgagGTCATATGAGGCAGGGTCGGAGATACTGGGGGCTCGAGGAgctgtggagcggctcaggagggtaacGGAATGGGGTGTCTTGGTGCTTTGGGTGCATTGATCTGACTCTAGGGTTTATTGAATCGCACGCAGTTGACACaatggacttaaagaaaatggccacgtagtcctatctgcgcacacGCACCtcaacggccattttcttgaagtccatctcgtcaaccgcAGGTGATTCAATGCAGCCCGCAGTCAGATCCATGTACCCAATGCgccgagacaccccgtcctgtgaccctcctgagtcactcCACTGCAATGACATCCCCACAGACCGCCGTCAGATCAATAGTGCCTGCCGCGACACCCCCTGAGCccacagtattgccgaccctcctgaACTGCAACACctactcctctgagcccgcagcatcaccctgcctcctgtgactttccTGAGCCACTCCATAACCGCCACTCCCACTGGTGACCATTAGGATTAAGACGTATTTGGATTAGAAGATGGATCCTCATATTAAtagtaacattttttttattttcctcctctaaatttggggtgcgtcttataatccagtgcgtcttataaaatgaacaaTACGGTGTGTATATGTATTCCAATCATATGTAACCCAGTTTTTTTGGGTGAGTATTTCTGGGGTCAGAGCTTTTGACAGAATGAAATGGCAGTAAGACCTGTCACttttgtagtagtagtagtgacttTAGACTGCTCCAAGATACACAAGAAAAGACAATGTAAGTTATTATATGGGAGACTGTACTCCTGGGAAGAAGTATAGGGTACCATACGTGCCCATACACATGCCTCCTATTAGGGCTACTCTTCCTTGACCACCTGCAATTCTTCTCAGCCAGACCTACAAGAGCAGCACTAGTCAGGGGTCTGTGGAAGTGAGGAAACCATTACCTACAgtatgtcatttattttttttaatctgtttttCTTCCTGTAGCCTCATTGTTGTTTTCTGTTACAGCGGACCCTACAGTGAAGGATCTGATCGGTGGCTTCACAGCATTGCACTATGCTGCCATGCATGGACGGGCTCGGATTGCACGCCTTCTGCTAGAATCAGAGCATCGGGGTGACATCATTAATGCGAAGAGTAATGACGGCTGGACGCCCCTGCATGTAGCTGCACATTATGGCAGAGACTCCTTTGTCACCCTGCTTTTAGAGTTCAAGGCTGAAGTTGACCCTTTAAGTGACAAGGGCACAACTCCATTGCAACTGGCCATCATTAGGGAACGGTCCAGCTGTGTGAAGATCCTACTGGACCATAACGCCAATATCGATATTCAAAACGGGTTCCTATTACGCTATGCCGTACTCAAAAGTAACCATTCTTACTGTCGCATGTTTCTCCAAAGAGGTGCTGACACGAACTTAGGGCGACTAGAGGATGGACAGACCCCTCTGCACATTTCCGCACTCCGGGATGATGTCCTGTGTGCCCGGATGTTGTACAATTATGGTGCAGACACGAACACTAGGAACTATGAGGGCCAGACCCCATTAGATGTATCACTAAGCATCTCTGAAACTAGCCGGCCATGTCTGGATTTCCTGCAGGAAGTACGAAGTAAGTCATGATATCCGGTAGTGTATAAGAGTAACTTGACCAGCTTATCTCTTGATTAGCCATATTTTAAAGGAATTTTCTCAGATGTGACATCCTAACATACATATAAGGTAAATTTGTCTCATCTTGTTAGATATGTTATTTATTCGACCTCTTGGTTGTCTTTGTCACACCAATATTTTGTGCCAAAATCATAGGCATGCCATTAATAAATATGGCACAGTGTAAGACTTCTCTTAGCAATACCACTATTTATAGATACATTTCAAAACCtcagtgtttccccgaaaataagacagtggcATGTTATTTTTGCCACAAAAATtagctaggtcttattttctgggtaggcctttttttttctccaaaacagTCTTCCTCGTTAGTCCTCCAATAATTTATTAATGCAATGACCGTTGGGAGTTACCAGTTGGGGATGTCACTACACTCTCTGGACCTATCCAGTCAGTGCTGACTGCATGCGCAGGGATACACTACTTTGCTGGAGGAACTTTTATATTATGgggaaatatttttttaaaacatgcatGTCAGGTAAAACGGCATATCCTCTTTAAAGGGTTTTCTCCCTGACAaaggtacattttaatcaatagaccttGGAATAATAAGAAGTTGCACAATtgggtgtgtaaagcctgctttacacgttacgattaggcatacgatatcgtatgcgatcgtaaccgccccatcgtgtgtgcggcacgttcaatttgttgaacgtgttgcacaaacgattatttgctgtcacacgtacttaccttccatacgacctcgatgtgggcggccaacgtccacttcctggagtgggagggacgttcggcgtcacagcgacgtcacgcggcagccggccaatagaagcggaggggcggagatgagcgggacgtaaacatcccacccacctccttccttccgcatagccggcgggagctacaggacgcaggtaagatctgttcatcgttcccggggtgtcacacactgcgatgtgtgctacctcgggaacattgaacaaccttacattcaatttttagcaattgaatgacgtgcatgtgatgaacattttaacgtttaatcgcaatcgcacgcagctgtcacacactacaatataacttacgatgccggatgtgcgtcacttacaacatgaccccgccaacacatcgtaagatatattgtagcgggctttaaagggaaccaatcatcaggattttcgtatataacctaaagccagtgctatactggcactatcaggctgattctatacatatcattagtgctcagctcggatgtttaggttttcaaatccatgaaagtgaagtttaaaaaatcagcagctgcttgtgTGGCATCTGCAACGGAGTAGATAATATATGGGTGGAtattcatatggattcctgcccccctgcctattgttcctccctctctgttctatatgctaattttactattcactaagatggcgtcgaaGTTGGCGcctcgcatagcgcttatctcctgcACCATCTTTGTGAAAACCGTGTTAccccctgctattctattcttgCGGCTAAGAGAGCGGCACATGCACCTTCGCTCCTTCTCTCATGATCTTGgaagcgcgcggtcacaacagaagtggagaccgcTCCCTGAAACAGCTGATCGAAGGACGCGACAGACTGGAGAAACAAGCAGACAGCAGTGTGCCAGTGACATTGGCACCGGATTGCACAGCACGGGGTCAGGTGATGTCATTGCCGCTGTGCTGGTACggtgtcctcttctgcagctaatcgtgtcttccgatcagctgttctccacttcTATTGTGACCACGCacactcccgcggtcacaacaagaGCAGAAGATGCGAGGGTGCATGCGCCGCTCTCTCAGCCTcaagaatagaatagcaggggTAACACGGTCTTCACAAAGATGGtgtcggagataagcgctatgcgcaagcGCCAACTTGGACGCCAACTCGGACGCCAACTCggacgccatcttagtgaatagtaaaattagcatagagaacagagagaggcaaGAGGCAGGGGGGTggcaatccatatgaatacccacgcatatattatctgctccgttgcagataccactcaagcagctgccgatttttttttaaacttcactttcatggatttgaaaacctagattttagaggaaaatagggaaaaaacaaaaatgtggtcatgacgcagTGCTATGGAgatctgctgctgaaactgttatggggtaatgtcaccCAATTCTGTACTAGTGTCCCCTATTTTGGACCCTTTCCAGGTATTTGTGCCACCTATCCTGGTGTaaatgccctccatcctggt
Protein-coding sequences here:
- the ASB7 gene encoding ankyrin repeat and SOCS box protein 7; translated protein: MWRKSRAWRMLHHHCRRNPELQEELRIQGAVAVGDVHTVRSMLEQGYSPNGRDTNGWTLLHFSAARGKERCVRVFLEHGADPTVKDLIGGFTALHYAAMHGRARIARLLLESEHRGDIINAKSNDGWTPLHVAAHYGRDSFVTLLLEFKAEVDPLSDKGTTPLQLAIIRERSSCVKILLDHNANIDIQNGFLLRYAVLKSNHSYCRMFLQRGADTNLGRLEDGQTPLHISALRDDVLCARMLYNYGADTNTRNYEGQTPLDVSLSISETSRPCLDFLQEVRRQPRYLQDLCRIKIRYCIGLQNLKLLDELPIARVMKDYLKHKFDDI